The Ursus arctos isolate Adak ecotype North America chromosome X, UrsArc2.0, whole genome shotgun sequence genome includes the window tgaaaactatagaacacttgtgaaaaaaattgaagaggacacaaagaaatggaaaaacattccatggtcatggattggaagaactattgtcaaaatgtctatactacccaaagcaatctacacatttaatgcaatccccttgaaaataacaccagcatttttcacagagctagaacaaactatcctaaaatttatatgggattacaaaagaccctgaatagacaatgcaatcttgaaaaagaaaagcaaagctggaagcatcacactttcggacttcaagttatattacaaaggtgtagtgatcaaaatagtatattactggcacaaaaaatggacacatagatcaatggaacagaatagaaaacccagaaatgaacctacggtcaactcatctttgacaaagcaggaaagaatatccaatggaaaaagacagtctcttcaacaaagggtgttgggaaaacgggacagccacatgcagaagactgaaaccggaccactttcttacaccatacacaaaagtaaatccagaatggttgaaagacctaaatgtgagacaagaaaccattaaaatcctagagaagaacatagggagtaacctctctgacatcagctgaagcaacttctttctagatacgtctcctgagggaagggaaacaaaagcaaaaataagttatCAGGacttcataaaaaaagaaaaacaaaaaaaacccttctgtATGTTGAAGGgaacaatccacaaaactaaaaggcaccatatggaatggagaagatatttgcaaatgacatatctttttaaattaaattaaattaaattacattttattttattatgttagtcagcatacagtacattattagtttttgatgtagtgttccgtgattcattgtttgcatataacacccactgctccatgcAAATGacataaagggttagtatctaaaacacataatgaacttttaaaactcaaaactcaaaacccaaaacacaaataatctagttaagaaatgggaagaagacaggaatagacatttttccaaagaagacatccagatggctaacagacacaggaaaatatgcttaatatcactcatcatcaaggaaatacagatcaaaactacagtgagttatcacctcgcacctgtcagaatggccaaaatgaaCAATAcaggaaatgacaggtgttggcaagaatgtagaaaatggaaccctcttacactgttggtgggaatgcaaactggtacagccactctagaaaacagtatggaggttcctcaaaaagttaaaaatagaactatctacGGTCCAGtgactgcactactaggtatttactcaaaaggatataaaaatactgatttgaagggataaaTGTaccttgatgtttatagcaacattatctacaagagccaaattatggaaagagtcccaGTGCCCACTGCCtgatgattggataaagaagatgtggcatgtatatacaatggactattactcagccatataaaagaatgaaatctttccatttgcaaagacatggatggagctagatagtactatgttaagtgaaataagtcagtcagagaaagacaaataccatatgatttgactcatgaggaatttaagaaacaaaacaaacatgggggggggaatgagaggaaaaccaagaagccacctctaaactatagagaacaaaccgatggttgtcagaggggaggtgtttgggggatgggttaaataagtgatagggattaaggagggcacatgttgtggtAGCACCCTGTGCTTTATTTAGTGTTGAATTACTAAattttatacctgaaattaatattacactatatattaactaattgcaatttaaataaaaacttgaaagagaaaaatggaaagagtgATAGCTAAAGGAAGGTAGGTCAAAACACAGTCAATTTTTCAATAAAGAATCAGCAGAAGTTGATAAGGGAGGTGCCTAGTCGGCTGGGCAAGAACTCTTTCCCTTTGTAACTGTGAATTTTGTAATGTTTTATCTTCCTTAGTCTTAGCAATCTGCCTTACTCTAAAACTGGCCTTCAAGATAGAAACCCTGGACCTAACTGGGTAAACATTCATAAAGACATGTTTACCATCTCTGTTCCTCACCCCAATGATTTTCTGTGTCCTAATCAGCCTCATTCACCCCAGGTACAGTTTCTGACAAGTACTACAATTTCTCACTCAAAATTTTTGTCAGCTATTGTATTATTGGGATCAGCTGGTAAAAATTACACTCTGATGCCTGGTATTAGCAACATAAACACACGCTGGAGGCACAGTTGTAAGCATAACATCACTTGGAGACAAAGAACAGATGATGGTAGGGGTATGTGACATGAGAACTTAACTTTCagctttttacacacacacacacacacacacacacacacacacacaccccaatctCATTATGATCCCAAAACCTGGTGGGAAAAAGGTGGAAGGACAAAGTTCTGCTTCctcatttttcctttgctgttttgCCTTTTAGAAAAGTAGACTACAAGCCTGTGTAGGCTTGCCTACATATActatatttctttgtatatttaaacCATTctaagagagaaagggaatgatattttaaagaaaacgtaggggcacctgggtggctcagttggttaagcgtctgccttcggctcaggtcatgatcccagggtcctgggatggagtcccgcatcaggctccctgctcggtgggaagcctgcttctccctctccctctgcccctgctcgtgttctctctctcactcactctccctctcaaataaataaataaaatcttaaaaagataaagcaaatttAACCAATGTGAATAAATTAGGGTAGAGAAAGGTGAGCTGCTGTCCACTGATTAAATTAACTCAAGCAAAACATAATGAGTGACTAACTGGCAGGATTGTTTACAAATATACACAGCACTGTTTATTATGTTTCCTGACTTATCTGATTGGTTATAAATCATGGTATCACAAAGCTGTTAAGAAACCTTCCAAGCTGCCATTTAATCCAACCTAAGCCACCCGTATGTGCAACACAAATCTGGCCATACTTTTCCTTCTCTATCCAAAGGGCACTTATGAGGTTGACATGCTTATATAATCTTTCTGGACACTATTTTCTTACTACACTACATTGGTTGCATTAACATGGTCTTTATTAGTGCTTGCTCTGCTGGGTGGAGAAAGGCTTCCTTCTGAGCCTCCTTACCTCGGTTTTCATCCTCATTGTCTTCCCAGGGCTCTTCATTTGCTAACAGTGGGTTTTGTGACTCATTCATAGACCTCATAGGGAAGGAGTGTCCATCACCAGGGCTGTTGGGGAAAGGAAGGCTGTGAGCTCTTGCAGTGGACATAGACTTTCTATGAATGTAATAACCCCCTTAGAAATAGGAGGGGGTTCTTAGAAAGATTTAAACCATTTAGTTTATTTGCTAAAGCCATGGTGTAATAGGGTTTTACAATAGCATCATTTAGTTGCTATATTGCTTTCAATTTCTATATCTTGTTTGTCTACATCAGTGTCGACTGTTTTGGTTTGTAAGCAACTGTTTAACTTGTTTCCCATAATGCCCAGTTATGGCAATATGCACACATTGCAGGCTTCATAAATATCATTTAATGATGATCATCTGAATTTATACCCAACTATCTTATTGCTTTGGTTCtacattttcaacaaaaatgaGCAGATTCAGAATCATTGAAACATTGGAGATAAGTTGCTGTGAATTGGAGATAGATATTAATGTCTGAATGCCCCGTTATATGGCTTGTATGGCAGAAAGGTTATTAGGAACTATGGGAAACAGCGAGAGTGAGGCATCTCTAGGAGTGCAGATTTTGGGGGCAATTACCCTCATGGGGGATCCACTTTGTGGATATCTATGGTAATCCAGGGCTACCTCCTTGGTTAATCTCTGTCCCCCAACAGATGGGATGCATTGGAGGGAACTAAGTTAGTTCTGGCTTGAGTGGGCTACGGTTTGAACATTTGAGTATATATATCTCAATGCATCGCAAATTTTTATCTGAGTGACTTTTGGATTACTCATTTTATATTACCTATGTCTTTTCTCCTGTTCATAATTGTGGTTAACTGAAAGTTGACAGATTTCATTTATAGTTCTCTACAGAGGATGTAAGTATACTGATTATAAGTGAAtgggctttgattttttttctatttcagagactcattttagatctccCTTTGATGTACTGAtagtgtgtgtatttgtgtgtgtatgtgtgttaggGGGGTGCAAATAATTGCTAACAGTTATTAATCAACATTACCCACcaacacagttttgttttgtgttttatagcCAGGATAGTAGGATATACCATAGATCTTAAATAAAAGAGCCTGTGAAACACCAACTGGTACCACTTATCCACTTACAGCATTTTGGGGGTATATGCCCCCTctgctgtttttcttctgtatatatttacacatatttttgtatatatttttaatcacagAGTACATACCACTTGAATTCTACATTTTTCACTTAGAGTGAGCATTTCCCTTTATTGTGACATAGTCTTAATTACTATTACTTATGACTACATTAATATTCCAGTCAATGGGGATATATATAGCATATTGTTGAATATTTAGGTTGGATGTTTTCTAATTATTGGCTGGAAATATTGTTGTGATGAACATTTTTATGCCTAGTTTGTCTTTAGGACAGATAtttagaagtgggattgctggacaATGGACATGTGGattcttatgatttttggtacaTATTACCAAATTCATTTACAAAGAGTGATACCAGTTTACACTGCCACAAAGCACGAGAGTGTCTATTTATCATATCCTCACCTCTAATTTCTCTTTATCAACCCAGAAATAAAGAACTTTGGGAATAGAGTTTTTTATTGGACTGTTACTTGTTGCAAACTAGAATTAAAACTGAGTTTCCTACTTCAAGGCATGGTCCAGCATCAACTTCTTTCAGTGGTAATAATTACCTACCTGGACCCAATAGGTATTAACCAGAACTTCTTGTTATCTCCAAACACCTGCTGGATATTTTTGATGAAGCCAAGGTTGAACCCATTTTTCTCTGGGCCACTTGTAAACACTGGAGTACAGAAGGCCTCTAGGGCAGGATAGGGGAGttgaaaaaagaggaagaaagcaataAAGGAACAAATTTCAGGACTATTATGATCTTACAGTTCTCCATGAATGTGACTTGATGCTACAATATCTTTTTGCTGTGGTAGCATAGGCCTCTCATCCTTAGTTATTGTTAAATTACTTAGTAAAAACCAGTTTAATTACTTAATACAAagtaattttgttattaaatgcAAAGAATTGGTACTTAAAACAAAGGGCAGAAGAAACACATAATGGTAGAAATAATTAAGCAGCCATAGGGAAACTATATATTTTGTGCTGCTGCATTGTAAGGAGTGAAAGAACAAATTTAACAGTACTTTATTTAAATCTAAGTGGCAACAGCAGCCCAATGGTGTCCATCCTTAGAGCTGGGACTGAAGTAATGATGCATGATGAGTTGGTAATGACATTGATTTGGTTTTGAAacttttcagaaatgaagatgtTTACACTGAAACCTGCAATATAAGAAACTGATTTTACCCCAGTAAAAATGTCAACAGGTGAACTATAATCACCTCAAAGACTGAGGAGTTGGACCATGTTAGTGCACATTATTTTGGACATATTTATCCCATTAAGCAACAAACACTTTCACTGTTGGACCAGCTGCATCTAGCCATTtcccatttgttctttgttttcagaCTCTGTTATCGTGAAGTTCTTAGTACTTCTCTACTTTGCAGTTATGTCTAAGCCAAATGTGCTGATCTACCACCCTAGCAAACTAAGTGCTACAGATATTTGGTTTAGAAAAGGagtgtaaatattttcttagctGTTAGCATTATTAGTAAATGAGTTCCAAATGTATAGtggcctttttttatttttatttttacttttttattagtatttttttaaattatgttagtcaccatagagtacattcctagtttttgatgtaaagttccatgattcattacttgcgtataacacccagtgcaccatgcaatagtgccctccttaatacctatcaccagcctatcccattcccccaccccctcccctctgaagccctagtGGCTTTTGTACTGAAATTGCTCACTCTGTCTTAGCTGAACATTCAACATTTGGACACTTTCTCCTCACTCCTCATGCATTTATTTGTAtacaatgtaaatatttgtttcaCTCTAGATGAAATAAAGTTATTGTACTGTAATCCATCAGAAATAGAATTCTCCAAATAACAGGTTGGAGTAtagagtaacagaaaaaaaatattcatttcttgtACTCATTTTCTAGAAACTCGCTTATTCAGTGTATTTATCATATTCCCAGTCCTCCACAGCTACTTGATGATTGTAGATATCCAGCGATTTGTTGGTTTGGATTCTTTCTCAGCACTCTGTCTTTGGATGCCTTCAATAATTTAGAGTCTTCTATCTTTATTAACCTTCACTTCTCCCTTCTGCTATTCCCTTCTGTATTGAttttttcctccacttcctcATGTGAACACCTTCTAGAAATTTTTCAAGCCATAAATTTGGGGAGTTATTACCCAATGTGAATTACAAAGAACAAtggttcattttggttttgtgtgAGGTTTCATTCAATACTGCTTTATTCATTCACTATGGCTCTCCGTTTTGGTTAAACGTGTTTACATTTGTCTCAGTTTGGAAGTAAAGGAAAGTCACTACAAATAAAATGCTTCACTGGaactttttctcttccctgggaATAATCCATAGGCCACTATGATGTACATTAATGtgtttcttcccttgtcttcATATCCAGTCTTACCTAAGGTGGTTTTGTTTCTGCTGACAAGCCAACAATGGTAACCAAAGAGAATCACAAGGCTGACAAAAAACATGCAGGCcacaaagaggaggaaaagaacatgGAACTTTGAGCGAACACTGGGCAATTCCCCctagaacagaaataataaacaaatagaaacaaaggaTTAAAGTGATAAGGCTTGGCTAGTTTTTCTATATGTCAGCACTTTTctcatatgtataaaatgtctagctataattaaaaatagactttataaaatttttataaaagttctttCTGTTGATGACCATACCTCATTATGGATATGCCTTCAGCCTACAAAGACTAAAATGGATCCTTGATTAAGTTCACTGTAAAACAGAGTATATGCTGCAGCAATTAGAAAAGAGTAGTACAAAAAGGGTATATTCAGGCCATAACTGGTATGTAACCTCTTAAAGCTTGTATTCCATTTAGTTTGCAGATTATGAATCACTGGCCAGAGGTGATCTTGAGGTCATATGGTTCATCCTCTAGTCTCAAGATGTGTTATTCTGAAATACTTTATATGTCATGTTTCCTTGGACATGTGTATGTTGAAAACATCACAATGATATATGTAGGAAGTTAAAACACGTAGGTAGAATTCAAAATGCTCTACCTATAAGTTATAACGTGACTTTAAAGCTACTGAAAATTTCGTGTGGTTGTTTTTTATAACTGAAGTAGAATGTATTGGTATATCACATCCTGTGAAATAGCTCTTTAGACAATAAAATCAAGCAAAAAAGACTTATAGTTATCTGAGACATCTTATTTTCCATGTGgtgccagatttctttttttacatgcAGCCCTAAACCAGCATACACAGTGTATAACATTTTATCTTCTGAagagaattttagaaaacattttcagttttggAATGAGCAGTTTAGAGAAGTTTTTTATTTCCCCCTTTCCTGTGCTGATCATTGATTTGGCATGATGAATTGCATTAAAGTATTTCTAAATGCTCTTGAGTAGTAAAGTTAAAGGTGATTCTCGATTGAAGTGGACCTTAACATTAGGATCTGGTTCTACTTCagcttggaaggaaaaaaattaagacttggAAACACTTGGAAAATTCAGatagcacagatttttttttcttagagaagacttttattcattttgatgtaAGGAAATACTGGGGATATTTCAGAGTATATATGTTTGAAGGATGAAGATAAGGGGAAGTCAGTCAGTCGGATGTTTTCAGCTGATGAGTAGTCTGGGTAAAATTTGCATGGGGGCAGAACACCCCAGGAAATAGTTATCGCAAGAACTTCAACTTTCAGAAACCTTCATCTGAAGCTCCTTTCAGAAATGATCCCTCCACAAAATCTTGGCCTAAGCACCCAAACTGAATTTGAttggtttgtgtttgttttgttttgagtttataggaaaaattttatatattgtttcGTAGTAGTTTTTGCATAGCTGGGTTTTTGCTTTCATAATCTCTACTTTTTGAATATGTTTGTTAAAGCTTTTAAGgcttacatttattttacttcttatcTTTCATGTTTAAATGGGCGACAGGAAATGTCTGGGCAAGAGGGACTGATGAAAATTCAGTTCATACCCTGGGTAGCTAAGCTGGAAATCTTTCCCTCCCCTAATTACTCTTGTAGAACTATCTTTTGTCTGCCAAAGGATAGTCCTTGATaaagtctttttgttgttgttgttagaagaGACTGATGGCCTGATGTTCGAAATTACCTTCCCAGGAGATAACCAAGCTAAATTACTCAAAGCAATAACCACCAGAGAAACAGTTCAGGGGAATACTGGTAGAAAAATACTACTATCTTGGTTCTAAAATAATTCATAGTCTCTGTGAGGAGATTCACGGCCCACTGTGGAAGGTGTATATTACTACTTTTTCATAAGGCAAAAGATCAATTTCCTATCAAAGTAGTTACTCTTTAAGTTAATATACAGAGGAAAAACATGACCTGATGATTGTCTTCTGAATTCTTTATTCCAAAGGAGCTATAGCTGGTGGTAGGATATGGTATAGTGTGTAACATCTTTGGGTTTAGGGTCAGATAGCTTCTCGTCCTGACTTTGAAACTTACAAGCTGGGTGatcctgagcaagtcacttaactacTATAAGCCTCAGTTTTATCACTTTTAAACGAGACTAACAATTCTTGTTTTGTGTACTTGATAAGGTTGTGGTGAGGAGAAGATGAGATAATAgatatgaaagtgctttgaaaatggtAAAGTATCATACAAACGGAGGTTGCTGTTCCCTAGGAGAACCGCTAGTCACCTTGAtacatggtttttaaaatacatggcagtgtttactttttattttaaggcGAGACTCAATTTAAACTGAGAAAGGCATCTCTAAAACACCCCCAAAGTCCTTTCTGGCTGGAGAGACTGCAAAACAGCATTTTTCTGAATTGTCAATGCCCTTTTCATTAGGAGAGCAAGCCAAGACAGGTTTTCTTACATCGCATCTGTGAGGCATGAGCTAATCTATTGTAGAGAAAAAATGAGGGAATAGAAAAAGGACACGTCTATGTTCATCTTGTGCTTGTGAATACTGGCATATTTCTGGCAATTAATTCACATCCAAATATTATCTTTCAagagcgaaaaaaaaaaaagtgtacaccACCTGGATGGCATCGTGGTATTTGAAGACTGACTAACTTGGAGGGCCAAGgcaaaatgtataaaatgcaaCATTGTTTACTCCTTTATGAGTTCTTACACAGTAGCCTGCTGTGTTAAAGACCAAGTAAGGTCTGTAGTGAAGACCAAGGCTGACACTTTCCCTGCTGAATTGGATACAGATTTTCTTTACATTCAGGTTAGTAGCTCAGTGTGTGAATGGGATGCCAGACAGGTCATGAAAACCTGAGCACGATAAGAGATCCTATGATATGGAGAGGAGCCCAAGAAGAGATGCCAAGATAATGAAACATTTTGTATTTGGGGAAAATTTATGAGAAAACTTCATTTCTGCTTATACTTTTGTATCTCTGAgttgaagtttttttaaaaagattttatttatttgtcagagagagagtgtgtgtgcgtgcgctcatgagcagggggaagggtagagggagcagcagactctccattgagctGGGAGTCCGATGCTGGGCTTggtcccagaatcctgggatcatgacctgagctgaaggtagacgcttaaccaactgagccacccaggtgccccataattccTGATTCTTAAAGTTATTAAATATCTGAATTGATTCAGAAAGTTGGGAGAATGGAAAGCACATATCACTCTAATTTTTTATACTATATTTTCTATACTAGTAGGGATCAAAGCACTAATTAATAATTTAACTACTCTCGGGTATTTAGGTTCTCGCTGCCtgtctttctcctttgttctccagTTTATTATAACCTTTAGTCTGGTCAAAGGATCCACATTCTTTTCCTGCTGCTTTACCTCTTCACTTGATGTGAGATATTCCTATTATATGGGCTCCTGTACAATTCCTACAGTAATAAATAATAGCTCTGCCCACATCTGTCTTTTGCTATTTAGGTTCAGTTTGGACAACCCTCATCATGGAAGGTTATGATATTTTAACTATTGTACTGGAATTGTGAGGAAGGGAGATCTTCTGGAGTCCAttggcttaaaataaaaaaattcactaTACTGCTGCCAGACCCCACACACATACGTAAAGTAAAAATCTGCCTTCAATTCTTTTGGAAATAGATGGAATATGGTTGAAATCTTAAAGTAGAAGAAATATGAAATTCTCTTTTAGATTTCACTATAATCATCAAAATCATATGTTGAAAGGTAAAGTACTTTTAACATATGTTTCATTTGATCTTGGCAATGAACTAGTGAAGCAGGTAACAGAACCAGTATTAAAACTCAGTTTTCCTAATTCCCAACCCATTGTTTGTCATACAAAGTTCAAATAAGACTCCCCATTTCATTTTGGTCACGTGCAaagatgagtgaatgaatcttTCTGTCTAATAGGAATTTTGCAACTCTCCTTTGAACAGGAAATGAGAAAGTATTTTCTGACGATGAGGGAATATTTTGTTAGCCTTTTTCTTAGGAAACTAGAGAATCAAAATtagtttcaacattttaaaaatctataattggtaagaagtggatttttaaaacttaactaGGTAAGTGCATTGTAAAGAACCACTAAGAGTCAAGAGGTTAGGTTCCTAAAGGGGTCTTAACAAAACCCTCACGTATGACAGAAATTTGTTTAAGTGGAATCCTTAAATAACAAACTCCTAAATCTCAGAATATTCAACATGGGAAACTTGTTTTTAGTCCTTCCTTTCTGCTCACCTTAGTAATAGCTATTTCGAAATGtcaaaagaaaagttgaaaaatgtCACATATTGGAGtaggtgtgtgtttgtttggggggggTGACCTTTCAGGGTTATTTAACTTACTCTCCAGTATTTGATGAAATAGTTGAAGACTGTTGTAGCAATGTACAGGCAGTAGAGAACAGAATAAGCTAAGAACTGAAGAAAGAATTTGTAGTTGGAAAATCCAATGCAATTATTaaccctaaaaaagaaaaaaagaaaaactaatttgaaattaGGATTCATTGATTGAGAACACACTGATGCATAAGTGAACAAAGCAATGGAAGTATGTTACTCCTGCTTCTTCATTATGTGTTGTGTAGAAACtcaacagaaatagaaatccCTTAATAGGAACAGACTGGAAAAACAAGTTCATGTCTCActtgtttctcctttcatttaCAGGCATAGAGACACCCGGCCTACTTAATAGTTCTGGACTGGTTCCTGACCCAGCCAAGGAAACCTGAATCTTGGATGCTGAAAACCTATTACAATCTCAACAGCTACACTTAGTACAGTGTGGCATGTTCTCTTTGTAGTTAGATGGTTTCAGACTGGTTCTCTAGGTCAGACATACAAAATTTGGAGAAGAATTGCTGAAGTTAACAATCTAGAATATTTCAAACATCAAGACAACTAAAAGCAGAACTGAATTGTATATGTCAAAGAAAACTATTTGTGCTTGATTTCATTGCTACACCCAATTACTAAAGCTAATGAACAAAAGACCATTAGTTTTGTGAGCCCAGGAATTCACTACCATACCTTTGatggtatatttatttttgctttaaaatgttatGCCTCCCTTGTCCCCCATGTACATACAAGACCCAGTGATTTATGGTTAGAGAAATAAGCATGTTACAACTATGCTTAGGAAAGTAGGCATTTTGAGCAACGCTGACCCTTTCAAAGTAATGAATCAAAGGGACATACCAAGGGCAGTGATGGTCCATTTTTAATACACACCtacaaatgaaacagaatacagtGTGATGAGCGGAGCTATGGAAATGCAGTAACACCTCATAGTTTAACTCAAGTCTCACCAGTATTTTTACATGGTACCAGTACACTCATTCTTAGATTTCCACTATAAGCTACTGCAAAATTATTTTGTTCTCCGTTATTTCTAGGATGAGCCAGTCACAACACTTTATAGGATTATGCTGGCAGCAAGTTACATGCCTAGATGTCTGAGATATCTCCCCTCATTTTGCTCAATATACAGATTAATAAAAGtacagaagaaaacatatgaCTACAGTCtgttaaaataaaagacaaatggaGACCATCCCTGAAAATTTCCCAAGCTGACAAAACCACTGTAGTCATACAAAGAAAGcttaatttagtttattttataagACTGACTTGACCTGGGTCATTTCTTGCTTATGCCTCTGGAAATCATTAGTAAAATTTCAACTGTTTTCTAAGGTTTATATAAAGTAACCACTGACCAATTCTCTGtcttaatttaagaaaattctgAATATTCTAACTAATCAGTGTGAAGAATAAAAAGGCCTTGTTTTCTCACTATATAAGCTGTTTTATAACAATATATCTCAAGCCTCAGTCTATGTTTTGGTTTGAGTGCTCCTGGTTTGCAAACTCTTTTTGGTGTGTACACAATAACATTTTActaactaggggcacctgggtggctcagtccattaagtgtctgccttcagctcaagtcatgatcccaggatccttggaTCAAGCTCTTcgtaaggctccctgctcagccaggagcttgcttctccctttccctctgcccctcccccacttgtgctctttcttgttctctcaaataaataaataaataaataaataaataaataaaatctttaaaaaataaaaaaattactaattacTACTCTGGTGATTTATTGGCTTTACTTTGGCTATTTCTGAACTTTTAACAGATCTCTTTGAATCAACAGTAAGAGAAATATGGGTGGAACATACACCCAAGAAGAAGGACATTAGGATTATATTTATTAACATAAAGATGTGACTACAAAGCTGGAATAATTCGAGTAACAAAATAAAGTGGTATTGAGGTAAAACCCAAAAT containing:
- the ZDHHC15 gene encoding palmitoyltransferase ZDHHC15 isoform X1, translating into MRRGWKMALSGGLRCCRRVLSWVPVLVIVLVVLWSYYAYVFELCLVTVLSPAEKVIYLIFYHTIFVFFTWTYWKSIFTLPQQPNQKFHLSYSDKERYENEERPEVQKQMLIDMAKKLPVYTRTGSGAVRFCDRCHLIKPDRCHHCSVCAMCVLKMDHHCPWVNNCIGFSNYKFFLQFLAYSVLYCLYIATTVFNYFIKYWRGELPSVRSKFHVLFLLFVACMFFVSLVILFGYHCWLVSRNKTTLEAFCTPVFTSGPEKNGFNLGFIKNIQQVFGDNKKFWLIPIGSSPGDGHSFPMRSMNESQNPLLANEEPWEDNEDENRDYPEVSSSLTVETET
- the ZDHHC15 gene encoding palmitoyltransferase ZDHHC15 isoform X2; the encoded protein is MNGPTEYYVIYLIFYHTIFVFFTWTYWKSIFTLPQQPNQKFHLSYSDKERYENEERPEVQKQMLIDMAKKLPVYTRTGSGAVRFCDRCHLIKPDRCHHCSVCAMCVLKMDHHCPWVNNCIGFSNYKFFLQFLAYSVLYCLYIATTVFNYFIKYWRGELPSVRSKFHVLFLLFVACMFFVSLVILFGYHCWLVSRNKTTLEAFCTPVFTSGPEKNGFNLGFIKNIQQVFGDNKKFWLIPIGSSPGDGHSFPMRSMNESQNPLLANEEPWEDNEDENRDYPEVSSSLTVETET